Proteins encoded in a region of the Oceanibaculum nanhaiense genome:
- the lptM gene encoding LPS translocon maturation chaperone LptM — protein MTARTLIVTLLATLLLAGGLSACGKKGGLEPPPSGEGQKENKYPRTYPAR, from the coding sequence ATGACCGCGCGCACCCTGATCGTGACTTTGCTGGCTACGCTGCTGCTGGCCGGCGGGCTGTCGGCCTGCGGCAAGAAGGGCGGGCTGGAGCCGCCGCCCTCCGGCGAGGGCCAGAAGGAAAACAAGTACCCGCGCACCTACCCGGCGCGCTGA